A portion of the Cydia fagiglandana chromosome 7, ilCydFagi1.1, whole genome shotgun sequence genome contains these proteins:
- the LOC134666014 gene encoding pancreatic triacylglycerol lipase-like: MIRLHLTDRHLRVMLWCILLGLQPAFGGILDPFNWARSDRIEVNIPWLPFENETRCYDELGCLNITRSWYHLIHRPFNVFPLPRVVINTRFILYTKKNPTDGQILNVNVNKTIVKSNFSPRRLTKMIIHGFIDTPLSNWVSEMKDELVKAGDFNVVVVDWAGGSLPLYTQATANTRLVGLEVAHFVNTLQKDHGLNPLDVHIIGHSLGAHTAGYAGERIQGLGRITGLDPAEPYFQGMPTNVRLDPTDAEFVDVIHTDGKSIFLLGYGMSQPVGHLDFYPNNGKEQPGCDLTEGPLVPLTLVKQGLEEASRVLVACNHVRAIKLFTESINGKCSYIGHQCPSYQHFLDGKCFHCGHGCAIMGFHADSSPGLITNKNNQSENEVYPSEEQETIGARYYLNTGKEQPFCQRHYRIAIQLANPKGAESWVQGFLKVTLLSDRGVIRGMDLTPSNYVKLEHGTSFTVVVTHPMDLGGKVRKVELSWEYDMNVLEPRSLCILWCNDRLYVKSVLVDQMELPSRGKRNVDFSSKLCTPKREFAEIPNRGSASFYDNCGR, translated from the exons ATGATAAGGCTGCACCTGACGGACCGACACCTTCGTGTGATGCTGTGGTGCATCCTGCTGGGACTGCAGCCAGCGTTCGGTGGCATACTAGACCCGTTCAACTGGGCCAGATCTGACAGAATTGAAGTTAACATCCCTTGGTTGCCAT TCGAAAATGAAACGAGATGCTACGACGAGCTCGGTTGCCTGAACATCACAAGGAGTTGGTACCACCTCATCCACCGGCCCTTCAATGTGTTCCCGCTTCCTAGAGTCGTTATAAACACAAG GTTTATTTTATACACAAAGAAAAATCCCACCGACGGTCAAATACTGAATGTGAACGTGAACAAAACTATAGTGAAATCCAACTTCAGCCCGCGACGGCTCACCAAGATGATCATTCACGGGTTCATCGACACGCCTCTGTCCAACTGG GTCAGTGAGATGAAGGACGAACTGGTGAAGGCGGGCGACTTCAACGTGGTGGTGGTGGACTGGGCGGGCGGCAGTCTACCGCTATACACGCAAGCTACCGCCAACACCAGGCTGGTTGGCTTGGAGGTGGCGCACTTCGTCAACACACTACAG AAAGACCACGGTCTGAACCCTCTTGACGTTCACATCATAGGCCACTCGCTGGGTGCCCACACTGCGGGTTACGCCGGGGAAAGGATACAA GGATTAGGAAGGATAACAGGCCTGGACCCGGCCGAACCATATTTCCAAGGAATGCCGACCAATGTGCGCCTCGACCCGACCGACGCTGAATTCGTAGACGTCATACACACAGACGGAAAAAGCATTTTCCTTTTAG GATATGGGATGTCGCAACCCGTGGGCCACTTGGACTTTTACCCGAACAACGGGAAGGAACAGCCGGGTTGTGACCTCACCGAGGGCCCGCTGGTGCCCCTCACGCTGGTCAAACAGGGCCTGGAGGAGGCCTCGAGGGTGCTAGTGGCTTGTAATCATGTTAGAGCTATTAAACTTTTCACGGAATCTATCAACGGGAAGTGTTCCTATATAG GACATCAGTGTCCGTCGTACCAACATTTTCTCGATGGAAAATGTTTTCATTGCGGCCACGGATGTGCGATCATGGG TTTCCACGCCGACAGTTCTCCAGGCTTGATAACGAACAAGAACAATCAGTCGGAGAACGAAGTGTACCCGTCTGAGGAACAAGAGACTATCGGAGCTAGGTACTATCTCAACACTGGTAAAGAACAACCATTTTGCC AACGCCACTACAGGATCGCTATACAGCTAGCTAACCCGAAAGGAGCGGAGTCTTGGGTTCAG GGCTTCTTAAAAGTGACGTTACTATCTGACCGAGGAGTAATTCGAGGGATGGATTTAACCCCGAGTAATTACGTCAA ATTAGAACATGGAACATCGTTCACAGTAGTTGTCACACACCCAATGGATTTGGGTGGCAAAGTTAGAAAG GTGGAACTATCGTGGGAATACGACATGAATGTGCTGGAGCCGCGGTCTCTGTGCATCCTGTGGTGCAACGACCGCTTGTACGTCAAGTCGGTGCTGGTCGACCAGATGGAGCTGCCTAGCAGAGG GAAACGCAACGTAGACTTCAGTAGTAAGCTCTGCACGCCAAAGCGTGAATTCGCCGAGATCCCCAACCGCGGCTCGGCCAGTTTCTACGACAACTGCGGCAGGTAG
- the LOC134665980 gene encoding protein THEM6-like produces the protein MYSVLTAVALLFMFCDVCYYIRAIGVILFGRLYAKKCNISETTVHYGICTTRDVDIFLTHMSNARFLRAVDFARQHFYDRTGIYAKLYKSTTFVKASTIRYRRPIALFSHYKVETRMLCWENQTMYLEHKFVTPKDNFVRAVALSQNYVVGVDLPTAMEDIPGAYAFKTVPEEVMQWREFLEASSARLRKKD, from the exons ATGTATAGCGTATTAACGGCAGTGGCTCTTTTGTTTATGTTTTGCGATGTTTGCTACTATATCAGAGCGATTGGGGTTATTTTATTCGGAAGACTTTACGCAAAGAAATGCAATATATCTGAAACAACAGTTCATTATG GTATTTGCACAACTAGGGATGTTGACATCTTTTTGACGCACATGAGTAACGCCCGGTTCCTTCGAGCGGTGGATTTCGCCAGGCAGCACTTCTATGATCGAACCGGCATTTATGCCAAATTGTATAAGAGCACGACCTTCGTGAAGGCGTCCACTATTCGATATAGACGACCAATCGCATTATTCAGCCATTATAAAGTCGAAACCAGG ATGTTATGCTGGGAAAATCAGACAATGTACCTGGAACACAAGTTCGTCACTCCGAAAGATAACTTTGTGAGGGCTGTGGCTCTTTCGCAAAACTACGTGGTTGGCGTTGATTTACCTACCGCGATGGAGGATATCCCAGGTGCATATGCCTTTAAGACTGTCCCTGAAGAAGTTATGCAGTGGCGCGAATTTCTGGAAGCTTCGAGTGCTAGACTTAGGAAAAAGGATTAG